A single region of the Triticum dicoccoides isolate Atlit2015 ecotype Zavitan chromosome 2B, WEW_v2.0, whole genome shotgun sequence genome encodes:
- the LOC119366146 gene encoding uncharacterized protein LOC119366146, producing MAIVAGLVAPAAKPLRLSGAGRQHRRGWRVAVASSSAAASGVDLKALGAAIDKKDGDEARQALDQLKELGWAKRWSSQPYMSRRTTSLRELTNLGIKNAENLAIPSVRNDAAFLFTVVGTTGFLAVLAGQLPGDWGFFVPYLTGSISLVVLAIGSISPGLLQVAIGSFSAVFPDYQERIARHEAAHFLVAYLTGLPILGYSLDIGKEHVNLVDDQLQKLLYSGQLDQKEVDRLAVISMAGLAAEGLQYDKVVGQSADLFTLQRFLNRTKPPLGKAQQQNLTRWAVLIAASLLKNNKAAHDALVSAMSQKATVLGCIEAIENAS from the exons ATGGCGATCGTGGCAGGTCTCGTCGCGCCCGCCGCGAAACCTCTCAGGCTCTCCGGCGCGGGGCGGCAGCACCGGCGTGGCTGGCGCGTCGCGGTGGCGTCCTCCTCGGCGGCGGCGTCCGGGGTGGACCTCAAGGCGCTCGGGGCCGCCATCGATAAG AAGGACGGCGACGAGGCCAGGCAGGCGCTGGACCAGCTCAAGGAGCTCGGCTGGGCGAAGCGGTGGAGCTCGCAGCCctacatgtcccgccgcacg ACGTCTCTGAGGGAGCTCACCAACCTCGGGATCAAGAACGCCGAGAACCTCGCGATCCCGAGCGTTAGAAACGAT GCAGCGTTTCTGTTCACGGTCGTCGGCACCACCGGATTCCTGGCCGTCCTTGCAGGCCAGCTCCCCGGG GATTGGGGCTTCTTCGTTCCCTACTTGACCGGAAGCATTTCCTTGGTAGTACTAGCCATCGGAAGTATATCCCCAGG TCTTCTGCAGGTTGCAATTGGTTCTTTTTCTGCAGTTTTCCCTGACTACCAAGAGAGAATTGCTAGGCATgaagctgctcattttttgg TTGCCTATTTGACTGGGCTACCTATTCTGGGGTACTCTTTGGACATTGGGAAGGAGCATGTTAATCTCGTTGATGATCAGTTACAGAAGCTGCTATACAGCGGTCAGCTTGATCAAAAGGAAGTGGACAG GTTAGCTGTGATCTCCATGGCCGGGCTGGCTGCTGAAGGTCTGCAGTACGACAAGGTCGTCGGCCAATCAGCCGACCTCTTCACCCTTCAG AGGTTCTTGAACAGGACTAAGCCGCCGCTGGGCAAAGCACAGCAGCAGAACCTTACGAGATGGGCG GTGCTGATTGCCGCCTCGCTTCTGAAGAACAACAAGGCGGCGCACGACGCCCTGGTGTCCGCCATGTCGCAGAAGGCCACCGTGCTCGGGTGCATCGAGGCGATAGAGAACGCCTCCTGA